In Actinoplanes lobatus, the DNA window AACTCGCGAACCGATACGTCGACGAATGGGCCGCGCTCAACCCGACCGGCGCCACCGCCACCGGCATAACCGGTTACGAGGACAAGACCGACGACCTCTCCCCGGAGGGCTTCGAGGCTCAGGCCGAGCTGCTCCGCCGGACCATCAACGATCTCGACGTGACCGAGCCGGAGCACGAATCCGAGCAGGTCGCCAAGGACGCCATGCTGGAGCGGCTGGGCCTGCAACTGGCGCAGTACGACGCGGGCTATGTGAGCACCGACGTCAGTGTCATCACCAGCTCGCTGCACGAGCTGCGGATGGTCCTCGACGTGATGCCCACCGAGGGCGAGCAGGCGGTCGCCGACATCACGGCCCGGCTCAACGCCTTCCCGTACGCCCTGGAGCAGTACCGCCGGACCCTGCTCGAGGGCGCCGGCGACGGCCGGGTCAGTGCCCGGGCGCAGCTGCTGGCGGTGGCCGAGCAGTGCGAGGCGTGGACCGATCCGGCCCGTGACGACTTCTTCCACGGGCTGGCCCGGCGGCTGGGCGCGTCCGGCGCGCTCGCCAAGGAGCTGGAGCGGGGCGCGGCGGCGGCCACCGCGGCGACCGCCTCCTTCGGTGACTTCCTCCGCGACGAGCTGGCCCCGCGCGGCCGGGAGAAGGAGGCTGCCGGCCCCGAGCGGTACGCGCTGGCCTCCCAGTACTTCCTCGGCGCCAAGGTGGACCAGCTGGAGACGTACCACTGGGGTTTCGCCGAGCTGGACCGGCTGGAGCGGGAGATGCGCGCCGTGTCGGCGGCGATCGCCGGCGCCGGGGCGACGGTGAACGAGGCGGTCGCCGTGCTCGACGCCGACCCGGCCCGCAACATCCGCGGCAAGGAGGCCTTCCGGGACTGGATGCAGGCGCTCTCCGACCGGGCGATCACCGAGCTGAACGGTGTCCACTTCGACATCGAGGGCCCGGCCCAGAAGCTGGAGTGCTGCCTCACGCCGACCAGCGACGGCGGCATCTACTACACCGGCCCGAGCGAGGACTT includes these proteins:
- a CDS encoding DUF885 domain-containing protein, with protein sequence MGRIDELANRYVDEWAALNPTGATATGITGYEDKTDDLSPEGFEAQAELLRRTINDLDVTEPEHESEQVAKDAMLERLGLQLAQYDAGYVSTDVSVITSSLHELRMVLDVMPTEGEQAVADITARLNAFPYALEQYRRTLLEGAGDGRVSARAQLLAVAEQCEAWTDPARDDFFHGLARRLGASGALAKELERGAAAATAATASFGDFLRDELAPRGREKEAAGPERYALASQYFLGAKVDQLETYHWGFAELDRLEREMRAVSAAIAGAGATVNEAVAVLDADPARNIRGKEAFRDWMQALSDRAITELNGVHFDIEGPAQKLECCLTPTSDGGIYYTGPSEDFSRPGRMWWAVPEGQEVFSTWREVTTVYHEGVPGHHLQVSQTLLRADQLNRYQRLLCWCSGHGEGWALYAERLMDELGYLTDPGDRLGMLDGQALRAARVIVDIGMHLELPIPQDNPFGFHPGERWTPELGWEFLRAHTRMPEEVLRFEWKRYLGWPGQAPSYKVGERIWFEARDEAKRRKGSDFDLKRFHRDALNLGSLGLDPLRKALARI